A DNA window from Brenneria izadpanahii contains the following coding sequences:
- the sdhC gene encoding succinate dehydrogenase, cytochrome b556 subunit, with the protein MIKIQSFHHHKSWLAFVGHRLSGLLLALFLPVHFLVLGLALESEAQLERFIRFSDNPLVKAAEWGLVMLLSLHFCFGLRLLALECLDWSSIRATRLNWLGWGSAFSLAVGAAFLLGVL; encoded by the coding sequence ATGATAAAAATACAGTCTTTTCATCATCATAAATCCTGGCTGGCTTTTGTCGGACACCGCCTGTCCGGGCTGTTGCTCGCCCTGTTTTTGCCGGTTCACTTTCTGGTGCTGGGTCTGGCGCTGGAAAGCGAGGCGCAGTTGGAACGATTTATCCGGTTCAGCGATAACCCGCTGGTGAAAGCCGCCGAATGGGGGCTGGTGATGCTGCTTAGCCTGCATTTTTGCTTCGGCCTGCGTCTGCTGGCGCTGGAGTGCCTGGACTGGAGCAGTATCCGGGCCACGCGCCTTAACTGGCTCGGCTGGGGAAGCGCGTTTTCCCTCGCCGTCGGCGCGGCGTTTCTTCTGGGAGTGCTCTGA
- a CDS encoding succinate dehydrogenase: MERFLFILQRLTTLLLIPFVLIHLGVMIYAVHHGLSASAILGRTQGSWGWIFFYSGFVICAALHALAGVRSVLIEWAGLTYRRAGWVSLSFSLLLLLLGIRAVIAVGGVAT, encoded by the coding sequence ATGGAACGGTTCCTATTCATACTACAGCGCCTCACCACCCTGTTGCTGATCCCCTTTGTGCTCATCCACCTTGGGGTGATGATCTACGCCGTACATCACGGCCTGAGCGCCTCGGCGATTTTGGGCAGAACGCAGGGAAGCTGGGGCTGGATTTTTTTCTATTCCGGCTTCGTCATTTGCGCCGCCCTCCACGCGCTGGCCGGCGTACGCAGCGTGCTGATCGAATGGGCCGGACTTACCTACCGCCGCGCGGGCTGGGTTAGCCTGAGCTTTAGTCTGCTGCTGTTGTTGTTGGGCATCCGCGCGGTAATCGCCGTTGGAGGCGTAGCGACATGA